The Rhodothermales bacterium region TGCCATGATGCGAGATCCAGATAGTTCGCGCCAGGCGCGTCGTCCCTGATGAGCACGGCGGAGAGCGTCGAATGGACGTTGTAGTCAATCTCTGCATCGGTGGTATACGAGAAGACGGCATGTGTGTTTGAGAAACCTGCACAGTTACCCTCGCTGATGAGAATGTTGTCTAGAACCCTGACGAAGGACTGAAATCGGTTGTCTCGCCTCACAAAAAGCGCTTGGCAGGTCCCGCCACCCACGCGGACGGTATTGTGTACGAACGTCAGCGTGTCCCCGTACTGGTCCATGCCGATGAAGGCACCGTCGCCACGGGAAGAATTACCGCTCAAAAAGTTGTTGGCGATCAAAGCGTTCGTGACATTACTCACCTCCAGGAGGTGTCCCCACTGGAAAGGGAAGTAGTTGGAGTCGAGGCCGAGTACCTGGTTGCGCTCAAGGCGAAGCTTGATGTTGTGGATGTTTCCGATGATACCTATTCCATTGATGCCGCTCGCGCCGCGATAGTCCAACACATTGTCAGCAACGACGACGTCGACACCACCTCCATCCAGGCGCAGATACAGCCCGTACTCCGGGAACCTGTTTTCGGGCAGTATGGACATTCCCGTCATGTGGTTTCCGCTGATCGTCAGTCTGTCTGCCGGCATCCCGGTACCGATGTATATCGGTTCCACGCAGGAGTTGATCCGGTTGCCTCTGGCGAAGACGTCCTCTCTGACATCCCTCATGAGTATGCCCCGCCAGGCTCTTCGGGCACCCAGGCCATCGACGATCATGTTTTCGACACCGGCGTTTGCGACCGCTTCCAGGTATACGAGGCTTGGAATCTCAGCGACGGCCGCGGTCGTGTCCGCCAACTCAACCGTGAACGCATCGATAACAGTGTGGCTGGATTTGATTTGAACGACGAAGCCATCCTCACGTGTGCCCGACGCGCGGCGGAGTATGACGTTGGCACTGCTGGCGCCCGAAGCCACGTCCGGCCCAAATCGCACACGTGCGGCGTTCGAGGCACCCGGTATATCACCTCTGAGATCCAGAACCCGAAGAGTACCGCCGGCTTCGGTGTACACGCCTGGTCGCACGAGGATACTGACGTTGCCGCCGACGCCGGCCGACACCAGCGAGTCGGCCACCTCCTGAAGACTGCCAAAGTCCGGTGAGGCGCCTCCCACCGTATACGTACCGGATAGCTGAGCGCTAGAACTCTGAGCACCAAAAACCAATAGAAAAGAGGCGGCAAGGATCGATTTCATGGCTTCCTGAATTATGTTAAGCGCGGTTTCAGCTATGCAAGGATCGTGAGCTCGCACACCTGGCGTTTCCGCAGCGATGGTGTTGAAGATCGGCGGCGTGTCGGTCGGCTCATTGAGGTGGAAGAGGATCCCGGCTTCTGCGTTCACAATGTCGTTTGGCAGCGAACAGCACGGCGAATCGAAGGGACGTCTTCATAATTTGAAGGTTCAGGACAATGGCAACGGACCAGTCTCGAAAGGGCTTTGGCTTTCCTGGTGCACCGACTCTGCCCTCGCGAGAGAGCGTTCGTATTAGCGGCTTCGCCGTCACTTCACCAGCACGAATTTGTTGACAGCCTCAAAGAGCTTTCGATTTCCACTGTTCACGTGAATCCGATACACGTACACCCCGCTCGCCAGGTGCGACAGGTTGAACGCCGCACGGTACCGACCTGGAGTAAGAGTTCCCTGATCTGCACGAAGCACCTGGCGGCCCATCACATCGTACACCGTGATCTCGACTTCTCCCGGTTTTGCGATGTCGAACGGAATCGTCGTAGTCGGGTTGAACGGGTTGGGGTGGTTCTGATCGAGACTGAATTCCTCGGGAAACTTACCCTGATCCTCGGTTCCGACGGCGATGGTCGTCGATACACGGTTGTCGGACGGATTTGTATCCAACTCCAGAGACGACACAGTAGCTACGCTTTCGGCCGGACCCAAGGTATTGGTTTCGGCAAGGATTTCGACGCGGAGCGTATCATTCACCGCGAGGCTGTCAGCACCACAGCTAACGCCACCGGAAACAACTGAACAGTCGCCGCTGGACGCCATGATCGATGTAACGCTGAACCTCGAATCGAGAGAATCGACCAGCGCGATATTCCTTGCCGTGGCCGGCCCGAGATTCTCGAGTCGTAAAACGAACCGCGTTTGGTAGGAGGCCTCCTCCGGATTCCACGCCCTCTCAGCAGCGAGCTGAATTGACAGGTCCGCGATCTCACCCTCACATGCATCCCCGACGCCATCTTGATCGACATCCGCTTGATCCGCGTTTGCTACCGCGGGACAGTTGTCTTCGGAGTTTACTAGCTCATCACCGTCGAAGTCGAAGGATCCGGCTGCCGCCACCTGTTCGGCCTCTGTCATCTCCCCTCCACGCGTGGGATCAGCCGGGCGGTCGGCACCGTCTCTGAAATACCCGGTCACGCGAAAGTCGTACATAAGCGACGGCCAGTCATGGTGGCCATGCAACGTCGTTAATTCCAGCGTTCGTACGTCACATTTCTCTATGGCCGTTACCACGTTCAGGTCCGTCCTGACATTCGTACCTGTCAGATCACCGTCTCCGTTCCAGTCGATTGGCCGAGTATTGGTTCGGGTGACGCGGAGTTGTTGCGGTGCCGAACCCGTGTTCTCGTTATAGACAACGTAGCGGCCAATGAACCCACTGAGACCTACATTTTCGTCGAGCGACATTTCGTTCAGCGCATCCAGATTGTCGATCGAATAGTCCAACGGTCGAGTCGGAATCAGCCCTGGATTCTGCAGCGTGTAGTTCATCACACTCGCATAATTGGGCTTGCAGTTTGTGTCGTCTCCTCCACCGTGCAGCAGGTTGAGGGTGTGCCCCAATTCATGCATTGTTGTTCCCGCTTCAACGATGCGGCGAGCCTGACGAATCGGCGCCTTCGGTCCGAGCCCTGCCAGCCGTCTCATGCCGGCAGGACTGAATCCGCCAACGGTCACGAGAAAGTCATTTCCTGCAATCTCCGCGATGCCGCCGGACTTTACTCGATGAGCGTGGTTGTGACCAAAAACGAGATACCGAAACACGAGGCGTCGAGCTCCAAGCCGTGCTGCGCATTCTTCATGTTTCCGATCGGCTGGGTCACCAAAATGGCCATCGGATTTTTCGGTACCACAGGGAGAGATCGGGTTGCCCCACTTGAGATCGTCGAATGTACCGAGAGGTGAAAGCTCAACAGGATCTTGACTGAACTGAATTAGATCGATTTCCGGTACTCCCTCTGATGCCATCATCACCAGGTTGATGTTTTCCGTCGAGCGATCGAATGCCCGTACGACGTCGCTGATCGCACCTGCTACTGGTTTGTGACTGACGCCTCCCATGGAGGCAGCTTCTACCATCCAGTCGTACTCGACGAACAGGTCCTTGCGAAACGGTGAGGCGCCAAGGGCCGGAAGATCAAGGTCGATCTTCGCGTCACCGTCGTAGTCAATACCCGCCGTCTCCCAGGTGTCGCAGATGCCGTCACCGTCGGAATCCGTTCTTCCGTCCCCATCGGGATCTGCACAGACTGTCGAAACCTCTGACGTCGACCCATCCGATGCCACCGCGATGGCTGTAACGAGACGACCCTCCGATAGCTGCGAGGGTGTGAGCTCCGTGTGGAAGATACCAAACGCGTCCGGCGAAACCGTTGTCACGTATTCAAGCGGTTCGCCACGCCCCGACGAATGCGTATCATACGTCGCGTATAGGTCCACCACTGTTGAGCTGGGGTCACGTGTTTCTACCATGCCGGTGACAATAATCGTTCCGGCTGAGTCTCTGGACGTAACGCCTGCAGGAAAATTGAGTAGCCCATTTGGACCCGAATCCGTGTCGATACCGGAGAACAGGTCACCGATATCGTTTGCGGTGGGCCCGTCGTTACCAAGGTCAATCGCGAGGCCACCGTTGCCTTCGAGATCGTTCCCGCGGATCGAATTGCCCAGGCTTGATGCGCCAACGACGGCAACACCTGCCCCGTCATTCAAACCGATGCGGTTGAGGCTATCCGGTGACAGGCCCCCGACGCGGTTGTTTGCGGAGTCGATGATCTCCACCCCGACCTGACTGAGCTGTATCCTGTTCTTAACAAGTATGATGTTGGAGGACCCGCCGTGGATTGCCACTCCGGCGCTATCGCCGCTTATCTGGTTCGAAAAGTCGGTCCCGGGCGTGCCGATCCGGATTCCGCTCGAAGCAACCAGTCGAACACCGAACTTGTTGTTAGAGGACTCAAGACGCTCGACAACAGAATAGGATGATCCCGTGTTGAGAGCGCCCGACGAGTTGGCAATGTCGAGCCCTGCCCCGTCCGGGTGGAAGGCGATTAGGTTCTCATGGTCGCGGTCGGGGCCCCCTATCCACGCTCCCGTCACATCGTCGAGGAGCAGGCCACCATCTCTGTTTTGACGCAAAATGTTGGCACGAATCACATCGTTCGGAAACGAGGTGTTGGAATTCTCAATAACGATCCCAAATCCTCCATTTTCCAGGAACTGGTTCCCGTCGGCGGAACGATCACCACCGATTACGTGCTTGACGCCTGACTGAACGAAGAGCCCGTTACCGCCGTTTTCCGCTAACTGGCTTGAGACGAGCGTGAACTCATCTGCACCGGAAACGACCACCCCGTTCCCGGGAAAGCCGGCCAGGATCACGCCTCTCAGGGTAGACTGATTGCCTTTGAACACCAGACCGTCCGCCGAAACCTGCATGCTAGCGCCGATTATTCGGACAGCTGTGGACTGTTGTGTCTGTGCATCGATGTCAACGCTCACCAGTAGCTCAGGCAGTGGACTGATTGGCACAATCTCGGTCGAAAGCGGCGTCGGAATACTAAACAGGATCGACGACGCGATCCCGGACTGGTTCGCGTTCTCAATCGCAGCCCGTAGCGTGCATTGCTCCCCATCTTCCCCAGGGTCCACATCACATGCTTCGTCCGAAAGGTCTGTATCCGATTCGTCACCGTTGACATTGACAATAAGCTGGCATACCGATGCCGTCGTCTTGCTCGTGCCAAAGCACTGGCTGGGACAGAGTTGCAGGGAGTAGAGGTCCAGACGAACGTATGATATCGTCGCGTCGTCGTTGTACTGCATCAGCAGTTCGCCGCCCTGGGAGGTCAGCGGCGGGTCTCTGTTCTCCTGTGGAGCGAGGATAGCGGCTATCAGCTCTCTGCCCGACCAATTGGAGAGCAGATCCACCTCCACCCTCGATACCACATCCACCGGCAGGTCGTCAAACTCCTCCGGGTAGTAGTTGCCAAAGTCTTCGATTCCAAGAAAATCCGTGTTCAGCTGGGCCTGCGAAGGCTTGATATCGATTGTCAACCTGGCTGAGTCGAGTCGCACGACTTCCTTGAGCCGCGTCGTGTCAGCTCGAAAGTCCAGTGTCCACCACGTTTCCTCGTCGATGCCATCACCGAGCGGCGATCCGGGGGCGGTCGTGAAAAGCTGGAAGCCCGATGCCTCGACGCTTATTGGATCACACGTCTGGCCGAGGGCGCTGAGCGGCGCCGCAAGTACGATCACGTACCAAAAAGCGATCTTCACTTCAGGACGAAGGCGTCTATTGACAGAGGATCCAAGAAGGTCTCGCAT contains the following coding sequences:
- a CDS encoding T9SS type A sorting domain-containing protein, translated to MKIAFWYVIVLAAPLSALGQTCDPISVEASGFQLFTTAPGSPLGDGIDEETWWTLDFRADTTRLKEVVRLDSARLTIDIKPSQAQLNTDFLGIEDFGNYYPEEFDDLPVDVVSRVEVDLLSNWSGRELIAAILAPQENRDPPLTSQGGELLMQYNDDATISYVRLDLYSLQLCPSQCFGTSKTTASVCQLIVNVNGDESDTDLSDEACDVDPGEDGEQCTLRAAIENANQSGIASSILFSIPTPLSTEIVPISPLPELLVSVDIDAQTQQSTAVRIIGASMQVSADGLVFKGNQSTLRGVILAGFPGNGVVVSGADEFTLVSSQLAENGGNGLFVQSGVKHVIGGDRSADGNQFLENGGFGIVIENSNTSFPNDVIRANILRQNRDGGLLLDDVTGAWIGGPDRDHENLIAFHPDGAGLDIANSSGALNTGSSYSVVERLESSNNKFGVRLVASSGIRIGTPGTDFSNQISGDSAGVAIHGGSSNIILVKNRIQLSQVGVEIIDSANNRVGGLSPDSLNRIGLNDGAGVAVVGASSLGNSIRGNDLEGNGGLAIDLGNDGPTANDIGDLFSGIDTDSGPNGLLNFPAGVTSRDSAGTIIVTGMVETRDPSSTVVDLYATYDTHSSGRGEPLEYVTTVSPDAFGIFHTELTPSQLSEGRLVTAIAVASDGSTSEVSTVCADPDGDGRTDSDGDGICDTWETAGIDYDGDAKIDLDLPALGASPFRKDLFVEYDWMVEAASMGGVSHKPVAGAISDVVRAFDRSTENINLVMMASEGVPEIDLIQFSQDPVELSPLGTFDDLKWGNPISPCGTEKSDGHFGDPADRKHEECAARLGARRLVFRYLVFGHNHAHRVKSGGIAEIAGNDFLVTVGGFSPAGMRRLAGLGPKAPIRQARRIVEAGTTMHELGHTLNLLHGGGDDTNCKPNYASVMNYTLQNPGLIPTRPLDYSIDNLDALNEMSLDENVGLSGFIGRYVVYNENTGSAPQQLRVTRTNTRPIDWNGDGDLTGTNVRTDLNVVTAIEKCDVRTLELTTLHGHHDWPSLMYDFRVTGYFRDGADRPADPTRGGEMTEAEQVAAAGSFDFDGDELVNSEDNCPAVANADQADVDQDGVGDACEGEIADLSIQLAAERAWNPEEASYQTRFVLRLENLGPATARNIALVDSLDSRFSVTSIMASSGDCSVVSGGVSCGADSLAVNDTLRVEILAETNTLGPAESVATVSSLELDTNPSDNRVSTTIAVGTEDQGKFPEEFSLDQNHPNPFNPTTTIPFDIAKPGEVEITVYDVMGRQVLRADQGTLTPGRYRAAFNLSHLASGVYVYRIHVNSGNRKLFEAVNKFVLVK